One part of the Chryseobacterium sp. 7 genome encodes these proteins:
- a CDS encoding efflux RND transporter periplasmic adaptor subunit, with protein MNKLYKYLIPAVLIFSLQSCGHEEKKEVKKSTEPSAPEIETVNPKQEDFSSSTAIPGELQPYQKVDVYAKVSSFVKKLYVDVGNEVKAGQLLATLEAPEINSQQSAASSALKSKEALYIASKAKYDRLKETSKTPGTISALDLEQALAAQKSDLAQLEAAKASYREVADVKNYLQIRAPFSGNIAMRNVSAGAYVGPSGKGSDLPMFSLVQQDRLRLVVNVPESYTGLLNKNGDIKFSIQSIPGETFTAKVSRFAGALDNKLRSQWVEMDVYNKDKKLLPGMVANVILPLSENSKSLSVPTSAVLNSTLGVFVIKVEKNTAHWIPVTSGIANGETTTIIGPVSSGDMIVKNASEEIRDGQNIRIKAPK; from the coding sequence ATGAACAAATTATATAAGTATTTAATTCCGGCAGTACTGATTTTTAGTCTTCAAAGTTGCGGTCATGAAGAGAAAAAGGAAGTAAAAAAATCCACAGAGCCTTCAGCACCGGAAATAGAAACGGTAAATCCCAAACAGGAAGACTTTTCTTCTTCCACGGCTATTCCGGGAGAATTACAGCCTTATCAGAAAGTGGATGTTTATGCCAAGGTAAGCAGCTTTGTTAAAAAATTGTACGTGGATGTAGGAAACGAAGTAAAAGCAGGTCAATTACTGGCCACTTTAGAAGCTCCGGAGATCAATTCTCAGCAAAGTGCAGCTTCATCAGCTTTAAAGTCAAAAGAAGCTCTGTATATTGCCAGTAAAGCAAAGTATGACCGTTTAAAGGAAACAAGCAAAACCCCTGGAACCATTTCAGCACTTGATCTGGAACAGGCTTTAGCAGCCCAGAAATCTGATCTGGCTCAATTGGAGGCTGCCAAAGCATCCTATCGTGAAGTAGCGGATGTTAAAAACTATTTGCAAATCAGAGCTCCGTTCAGCGGGAATATTGCCATGAGAAATGTAAGCGCAGGTGCTTATGTAGGACCATCAGGAAAAGGTTCTGACCTTCCGATGTTCAGTCTTGTACAGCAGGACAGATTACGTCTGGTTGTAAATGTTCCGGAATCTTACACCGGATTATTGAATAAAAACGGAGATATTAAATTCTCTATCCAGTCTATTCCAGGAGAAACTTTCACGGCAAAAGTATCAAGATTTGCAGGAGCTTTAGATAATAAATTACGTTCTCAATGGGTAGAAATGGATGTATACAACAAAGACAAAAAACTTCTCCCGGGAATGGTTGCCAATGTTATTCTTCCTTTAAGCGAAAACAGTAAATCATTGTCTGTTCCTACATCTGCTGTGCTTAATTCTACCCTGGGGGTATTTGTCATTAAAGTAGAAAAAAATACGGCTCATTGGATTCCGGTAACATCAGGGATTGCCAATGGCGAGACTACTACAATTATAGGTCCGGTATCTTCTGGCGATATGATTGTTAAGAATGCATCAGAGGAAATCCGTGATGGGCAGAATATTAGAATTAAAGCCCCGAAATAG
- a CDS encoding C40 family peptidase, with translation MKKRVLFYLVALVTTVSMQSCATNYVVSKPATYTKEYKTDAKLASIDNKKMEQDKQKLIDSFLAEKAASIASAKKAVKNSEIAKVIKHNKTIDGILEEAETYLGTPYRYGGTTRNGIDCSAFVLSVFGAAAGLSLPRVAASQAQEGERIEKGDLQKGDLIFFSHGRRISHVGIVESVTEEGEIKFIHAATSKGVMISSLNDSYWGPKFRFAKRVINEEGESYNNLAAASLPTPANF, from the coding sequence ATGAAGAAAAGAGTTTTGTTTTATTTAGTTGCTTTAGTTACTACAGTATCAATGCAATCGTGTGCTACAAATTATGTGGTTTCAAAACCAGCAACTTACACAAAAGAATACAAAACAGATGCCAAACTAGCTTCTATAGATAACAAAAAAATGGAACAGGATAAGCAAAAACTTATCGACTCTTTCCTGGCTGAAAAGGCCGCATCTATCGCTAGTGCAAAAAAAGCAGTTAAGAATTCTGAGATTGCGAAAGTAATCAAACATAATAAAACCATTGATGGTATCCTTGAAGAAGCTGAAACATACCTTGGGACTCCTTACAGATACGGAGGGACAACCAGAAACGGTATAGATTGTTCAGCTTTTGTTCTTTCTGTATTCGGAGCAGCAGCAGGGCTTAGCTTACCAAGAGTAGCTGCATCTCAGGCTCAGGAAGGTGAAAGAATTGAAAAAGGAGATCTACAGAAAGGAGACTTAATCTTCTTTTCTCATGGAAGAAGAATTTCTCACGTAGGTATTGTAGAAAGTGTTACTGAAGAGGGAGAGATTAAATTTATCCACGCAGCAACATCAAAAGGAGTAATGATTTCTTCACTGAACGATTCTTATTGGGGACCTAAGTTCAGATTCGCAAAAAGAGTGATCAATGAAGAAGGAGAGTCTTACAATAACTTAGCAGCCGCTAGTCTTCCTACACCCGCAAATTTTTAA